A genomic segment from Patescibacteria group bacterium encodes:
- the mrdA gene encoding penicillin-binding protein 2 — protein MKDLFSIKLKDNSIRDNKIEKSSYNPVEFDYTSTNQESMDASTLVEPIKNSRIYWLYFLFIFCFLIIIGRITWLQIVLGNKYENIAEGNRIRITKIKPDRGLIYDSNLNLLVENIPKFSLIVVPGDLPKDELIKATIINALNKKMEELEISTQEQIKIFENLNTYSYNKVILKNNLSHLNAMKLMLVVNNLQGILLEPSSQRYYLMPANFSHILGYVGKLNKLELTKYPDYLITDNIGKTGIELYYEDVLKGKYGRKKIEVDSLGKEKNIIFQEKSISGQNIVLSINAELQRKISEILIKHIKKNKSRAGTIIAMNPSNGQILAMFSWPSYDNNIFIDSDKIKYESIINNPDKPLVFRAIAGEYPSGSIIKPIIAIGALEEEVISGRTLIYSTGGINVDKWFFADWKKGGHGYTDVIKALSESVNTFFYYIGGGFEKFNGLGIDKIHFYTNLFGLNQLTNIDLPTERAGLIANPEWKQAVKKEQWYIGDTYHVSIGQGDVLVTPIQVVNYISAIANNGTLFEPSLVKEIQAQANQTNQQISPKILRQNFVSQESIELIKTGLRRAVTTGSAKRLSTLKINVAGKTGTAQVGGDKEPHAWFIGFAPYENPEIAFVVLIENGGEGSKVAVPVAKELLEWFFDE, from the coding sequence ATGAAAGATTTGTTTTCAATAAAATTAAAAGATAATAGTATTAGAGATAATAAAATAGAAAAATCTTCATATAATCCAGTAGAGTTTGACTACACCTCAACCAACCAAGAAAGCATGGATGCATCAACTTTGGTTGAGCCAATTAAAAATAGTAGAATTTATTGGCTCTATTTTTTATTTATCTTCTGTTTTTTAATTATTATTGGGCGAATTACTTGGCTACAAATTGTTTTAGGAAATAAATATGAAAATATTGCAGAAGGGAATAGAATTAGAATAACTAAAATAAAACCAGATAGAGGGCTTATTTATGACTCAAATCTTAATTTATTAGTAGAAAATATTCCAAAATTTTCATTAATTGTAGTGCCCGGAGACCTGCCAAAAGACGAGCTAATCAAGGCAACCATTATCAATGCTTTGAATAAAAAGATGGAGGAACTTGAAATATCCACCCAAGAACAAATTAAAATTTTTGAAAATTTAAATACATATTCATATAATAAAGTTATTCTCAAAAATAATTTAAGTCATTTAAATGCAATGAAATTAATGCTAGTGGTCAATAATTTGCAAGGCATTTTACTTGAGCCAAGTAGTCAACGTTATTATTTAATGCCAGCAAATTTTTCTCATATTTTGGGATATGTTGGTAAATTAAACAAACTTGAATTAACCAAGTATCCAGATTATTTAATTACAGATAATATAGGGAAGACGGGAATAGAATTGTATTACGAAGATGTTTTAAAAGGTAAATATGGCAGAAAAAAAATAGAAGTTGATTCTTTGGGTAAAGAAAAAAATATAATTTTTCAAGAAAAATCTATTTCAGGGCAAAATATAGTTCTTTCAATAAATGCTGAATTGCAAAGGAAAATATCTGAAATTTTAATAAAACATATTAAAAAAAACAAAAGTAGAGCTGGCACAATAATAGCAATGAATCCATCTAATGGTCAAATTTTAGCGATGTTTAGCTGGCCTAGTTATGATAATAATATTTTTATTGATTCTGACAAAATAAAATATGAGAGCATTATTAATAACCCAGATAAACCACTTGTTTTTAGAGCAATAGCTGGAGAATATCCATCTGGATCAATTATAAAACCAATTATTGCAATTGGAGCTCTTGAAGAAGAAGTAATTAGCGGGAGAACATTAATTTATTCTACCGGAGGAATAAATGTTGATAAATGGTTTTTTGCTGACTGGAAAAAAGGAGGGCATGGATATACAGATGTTATAAAAGCATTATCAGAATCAGTTAATACATTTTTTTATTATATTGGAGGCGGTTTTGAAAAATTTAACGGGTTGGGTATTGATAAAATACATTTTTATACTAATTTATTTGGATTAAATCAACTAACAAATATTGATTTACCAACTGAAAGGGCTGGCTTAATAGCAAATCCAGAATGGAAACAAGCAGTAAAAAAAGAACAATGGTATATTGGAGATACTTATCATGTTTCAATAGGACAAGGAGATGTTTTAGTTACTCCAATTCAAGTAGTTAATTATATTTCTGCTATAGCAAATAATGGCACATTGTTTGAACCGTCTTTGGTTAAAGAAATACAAGCACAAGCTAATCAAACAAATCAACAAATATCTCCAAAAATTTTAAGACAAAATTTTGTATCTCAAGAAAGCATTGAATTAATAAAAACAGGGCTAAGAAGAGCTGTCACAACCGGGAGTGCTAAAAGATTATCTACACTTAAAATAAATGTGGCTGGCAAAACTGGTACAGCTCAGGTTGGAGGAGATAAAGAGCCACACGCATGGTTTATTGGGTTTGCTCCATATGAAAATCCAGAGATAGCTTTTGTTGTTTTGATAGAAAACGGGGGAGAAGGGAGCAAAGTAGCTGTTCCGGTTGCCAAAGAGCTTTTAGAATGGTTTTTTGATGAATAA
- a CDS encoding methionyl-tRNA formyltransferase, translating into MNKKYKIVFFGTPEFAEIILKKLIKTKFKPIVTITCPDKLIGRKQILSPSLTKKISINNKIDVWQPKSLNNNDKITNKLLKIQPDLFIVTAYGLILPKKILDIPKYGCINIHPSLLPKYRGASPIHQSILSLDKQTGVSIILMDEKMDHGDIIIQQEIEIKLTTYKELSKKLANIGADLLIEILPKWFKNKLKPIPQNHQQASFTYKIKKTDGKINWNQSAKKIEASIRAYNLWPNSYTILDNKILKIIEANILKIKKREPVGKVFLSKDKKICVSCQKNALILEKIQIQGKKIITSRDFYNGHPDIINFVLL; encoded by the coding sequence ATGAATAAAAAATATAAAATTGTTTTTTTTGGTACACCTGAATTTGCTGAAATAATATTAAAAAAATTAATTAAAACAAAATTCAAACCAATAGTAACTATCACTTGTCCTGATAAATTAATTGGTCGGAAGCAAATTTTATCCCCATCTTTGACTAAAAAGATAAGCATTAATAATAAAATTGATGTTTGGCAACCAAAATCTTTAAACAATAATGATAAAATTACAAATAAATTATTAAAAATTCAGCCAGATTTATTCATTGTAACAGCTTATGGGCTAATTCTACCTAAAAAAATTTTAGATATACCAAAATATGGATGTATTAATATACATCCATCTCTTTTGCCAAAATATAGAGGTGCCTCCCCTATTCATCAATCTATTCTCTCTTTAGACAAACAAACAGGAGTTAGTATTATTCTTATGGATGAAAAAATGGATCACGGCGATATAATTATTCAGCAAGAAATTGAAATTAAATTAACTACTTATAAAGAATTATCTAAAAAATTAGCAAACATAGGAGCTGATTTATTAATTGAAATTTTACCAAAATGGTTTAAAAATAAATTAAAACCAATTCCACAAAATCATCAACAAGCAAGCTTTACATATAAAATAAAAAAAACAGATGGGAAAATTAATTGGAACCAATCTGCTAAAAAAATTGAAGCGAGTATTAGGGCCTATAATCTTTGGCCTAATTCATATACTATTTTAGATAATAAAATTTTAAAAATTATTGAAGCTAATATTTTAAAAATTAAAAAAAGAGAGCCCGTGGGTAAAGTTTTTTTATCTAAAGATAAAAAAATATGTGTTAGTTGTCAAAAAAACGCTTTAATTCTTGAAAAAATACAAATACAAGGAAAGAAAATAATAACATCTAGGGATTTCTATAATGGTCACCCTGATATTATTAATTTTGTTTTGTTATAA
- a CDS encoding rod shape-determining protein MreC, whose translation MIKKIIFLIIIVLFFFIFLFKGENVFYFLLSPLQRFFSFSLVQNNLDNNICDEKTQIKIFQNENQILRKHLNFLEKSKDKFILTNVIGRKIGVDSNWTLLDKGKNDGVINGLAVVDARGFLIGKIYKTTDYYSFLMPIFDYRSLISADILSNVNDNEQTNNIVSGIIKGQYESTIKIEYVPSNKKVNIDDFIITSGLQENIRRGIIIGKIDAINENTSTIFKDIIIKSFFNKNFRIASIILPK comes from the coding sequence ATGATAAAAAAAATAATATTTTTAATTATTATTGTTTTATTTTTTTTCATTTTTCTCTTTAAAGGAGAAAATGTTTTTTATTTTCTTTTAAGCCCTTTACAAAGATTTTTTTCTTTTTCTTTAGTTCAAAACAATCTTGATAATAATATTTGTGATGAAAAAACTCAAATTAAAATATTTCAAAATGAAAATCAAATTTTAAGAAAACATCTTAATTTTCTTGAGAAATCAAAAGATAAATTTATTTTAACTAACGTTATCGGTAGAAAAATAGGAGTTGATTCCAACTGGACATTATTAGATAAAGGAAAAAATGATGGGGTAATCAACGGGCTAGCAGTTGTTGATGCCAGAGGGTTTTTGATAGGTAAAATATACAAAACAACGGATTATTATTCATTTTTAATGCCAATATTTGACTATAGGTCTTTAATTTCAGCAGATATTTTAAGCAATGTTAATGATAATGAACAAACAAACAATATTGTGTCAGGAATTATCAAGGGGCAGTATGAATCAACCATAAAAATAGAATATGTTCCATCAAATAAAAAAGTAAATATTGATGATTTTATTATTACTTCTGGGTTACAAGAAAATATTAGAAGAGGTATAATTATTGGAAAAATAGATGCAATAAATGAAAATACGAGCACTATTTTTAAGGATATAATTATAAAATCTTTTTTTAATAAGAATTTTAGGATAGCTTCTATTATACTTCCAAAATAA
- a CDS encoding LemA family protein — MTNYYLWILIGIIAVIILWIIASYNSLIRWQNRTKESWSDIDVQLKRRYNLIPNLIKTVKAYATHEKEVFEKVTKARTTAMGAQNPTKKASAEKGLSGALKSLFAVSENYPELKASANFKSLQDELVDTENKIQAARRFYNSNVRDFNTKQEIFPTNLIAQIFNFKKSEFFELEEKDARTVPEVNF; from the coding sequence ATGACTAATTATTATTTATGGATTTTAATAGGGATTATTGCTGTAATTATTTTATGGATAATTGCATCATATAATTCTTTAATTCGTTGGCAAAACAGAACAAAAGAATCATGGTCAGACATTGATGTTCAATTGAAGCGTCGCTATAATTTAATTCCGAATTTAATTAAAACCGTCAAAGCATATGCTACTCACGAAAAAGAAGTTTTTGAAAAAGTTACAAAAGCCAGAACAACAGCCATGGGAGCACAAAATCCAACTAAAAAAGCCAGTGCTGAAAAAGGTTTATCAGGAGCTTTAAAATCTCTTTTTGCAGTATCAGAAAATTATCCTGAATTAAAAGCATCTGCTAATTTTAAATCTCTTCAAGATGAACTTGTTGATACAGAAAATAAAATTCAAGCAGCTAGACGATTTTATAATAGTAATGTTCGAGACTTTAATACAAAACAAGAAATTTTCCCCACTAATTTAATAGCTCAAATATTTAATTTTAAAAAATCTGAATTTTTTGAACTTGAAGAAAAAGATGCTAGGACAGTTCCAGAAGTAAATTTTTAA
- a CDS encoding fibronectin type III domain-containing protein: MFKKTIIKILLFISMVAVLFLIFINYKFTSAQDLLPEIDTPVFLMPTENMVKEIIFPITGNDDVIGLRVYKNPKRFKVLDWYNEYAYSPGSPTNVVIDGYNGLNDGRTIYVGVADVMDEETSPVINTRIYLISRNDNASSDTINIFNQMLSNWRFNVNIEDENHKNQIKRDLNRIYDFKQAIIPNLKNYKNSSGNYPELTSGTYIQGQTNSKWISWQNVFGSLLGQTLPIDPINEFNGFCAGCPSDTDSSDYQCNNTCYNSNTFYFEHPNGSYVYQYYAPEDSACLGDYYTGAANFEYKPTDGYVTWQGEDISGNEDNIIISQLDEIGISNFSYSPPEAPVCGNNIMECGEVCDQNQNSKENAFCNQTTLCFGWACEIDWADCNGDLQEDTSNGCETHIGGSADNCDVCGNICYVPDNGTSQCIDGECSWSCNENYRGWQNTCQLDQCQSPAGEINDSNAQTCSIANGQGEQQRYCEDYYPTQPTPDWGAWGSCYATTCNNDYRGCTPGQTCLLANNDCIYCGLDHCVSPNTDIDQSQTRDCGMANGNGEQERTCLDSCPNPDWGAWGTCYVTACDYGYRIYQSYNICELDHCSDDENTWGTIGDFDTRDCTALKEHAQDADESRECIDSHPPFWQNWSCVLNECLYNPTDGYYRIYNNQCEVAHCTDAFTNPDVPANNSETQVCDLYCDLYGTQVDCGDGTQHRDCNFSIHPPAWPNWSGITCLVDNCINGYHQVGDDSCVIDIPSTPSDLSATVISSSQIELSWTDNADTETGIKIERSSDGVIWQEINTVAYDVTSYIDGSLAPNTLYHYQIKAYNNGGDSTYSNIAFETTHPLAPLAPSGLSALAVSSSQVNLSWSDNSTNETGFIIERADLIDGTWTSWVEIVALGVNENSYNNDTGLGINMTYNYKVKAYNSGGSSGYSNQSEVTTLLPAPALNFCQIDDEEIRLLWPDYGDNGQTGFILERKFNSESWLILTDSIPANEYLYNDENVMGNTGDIYHYRIKAYNINNTSEYSNEVMVNYYCFFYQEGCSSCN; the protein is encoded by the coding sequence ATGTTTAAAAAAACAATAATAAAAATTTTATTATTTATCAGTATGGTGGCTGTATTATTTTTGATTTTTATTAATTATAAATTCACGTCTGCACAGGATCTTTTACCTGAGATAGATACTCCTGTATTTTTAATGCCAACCGAAAACATGGTCAAGGAAATCATTTTCCCAATAACAGGGAATGACGATGTGATTGGTTTGAGAGTATATAAAAATCCTAAACGTTTTAAGGTTTTGGACTGGTATAATGAATATGCTTATTCTCCTGGAAGCCCAACCAATGTAGTTATTGATGGCTATAACGGGCTTAATGACGGCAGAACAATTTATGTTGGAGTAGCTGATGTTATGGATGAAGAAACAAGTCCAGTTATTAACACTAGAATTTATCTTATTTCTCGCAATGATAATGCTAGCTCAGACACCATAAATATTTTTAATCAAATGTTAAGCAACTGGAGATTTAATGTTAATATTGAAGACGAAAATCACAAGAATCAGATTAAAAGGGATTTAAATAGAATTTATGACTTTAAGCAAGCAATTATTCCTAATTTAAAAAATTATAAAAATTCATCAGGAAATTATCCAGAATTAACATCAGGCACCTATATCCAGGGGCAAACAAATAGTAAATGGATTTCATGGCAAAATGTCTTTGGGTCTTTATTGGGGCAAACACTACCGATTGACCCTATTAATGAATTTAATGGATTTTGTGCTGGCTGTCCATCAGACACTGATTCGTCTGATTATCAATGTAATAATACTTGTTATAATTCAAATACTTTTTATTTTGAACATCCTAATGGCTCTTATGTTTATCAATATTATGCTCCAGAAGATTCGGCTTGCTTAGGGGATTATTATACCGGGGCTGCTAATTTTGAATATAAGCCAACTGATGGATATGTTACTTGGCAAGGAGAAGATATTTCTGGTAATGAAGATAATATAATAATTTCTCAATTAGACGAAATAGGTATTTCCAATTTTTCATATAGTCCGCCAGAAGCTCCTGTTTGTGGCAATAATATCATGGAATGTGGAGAAGTTTGTGATCAAAATCAAAATTCTAAAGAAAATGCTTTTTGTAATCAAACTACTCTTTGTTTTGGGTGGGCTTGTGAGATAGATTGGGCTGATTGTAATGGAGACCTTCAAGAAGATACTTCAAATGGTTGCGAAACTCATATTGGTGGCTCTGCTGACAATTGTGATGTTTGTGGAAATATTTGTTATGTGCCTGACAATGGAACATCTCAATGTATTGATGGAGAATGTAGTTGGTCTTGTAATGAGAATTATCGGGGTTGGCAAAACACATGTCAGTTAGACCAGTGTCAATCACCAGCTGGAGAAATTAATGATTCTAATGCTCAAACATGTTCAATCGCTAATGGACAGGGCGAACAACAGAGGTATTGCGAAGATTATTACCCAACTCAACCAACGCCTGACTGGGGAGCATGGGGAAGTTGTTATGCTACTACTTGCAATAATGATTACAGGGGATGTACTCCTGGGCAGACATGTTTACTAGCCAATAACGATTGTATTTATTGTGGACTAGACCATTGTGTGTCTCCAAATACAGATATTGATCAATCACAAACAAGAGATTGTGGCATGGCCAATGGAAATGGCGAACAAGAAAGAACTTGTCTTGATTCTTGCCCTAATCCTGACTGGGGAGCATGGGGGACTTGTTATGTTACAGCATGTGATTATGGCTATAGGATTTATCAATCATATAATATTTGTGAATTAGATCATTGTTCTGATGATGAAAATACATGGGGAACTATAGGGGATTTTGACACAAGAGATTGCACAGCCCTAAAAGAACATGCTCAAGATGCTGATGAATCAAGAGAATGCATTGATAGCCATCCTCCTTTTTGGCAAAATTGGTCATGTGTTTTAAATGAATGTCTTTATAATCCAACTGATGGCTATTATAGAATTTATAACAATCAGTGTGAAGTAGCTCATTGTACAGATGCTTTTACAAACCCGGATGTACCTGCCAATAATTCAGAAACACAAGTTTGTGACTTGTATTGTGATTTATATGGAACTCAAGTTGATTGCGGAGACGGAACACAGCATAGGGATTGCAATTTTAGTATTCATCCTCCTGCTTGGCCCAATTGGAGTGGAATAACTTGTTTGGTAGATAATTGTATTAATGGCTATCACCAAGTAGGCGATGATAGTTGTGTTATTGATATTCCATCAACTCCAAGCGATTTATCAGCAACCGTAATATCTTCATCACAAATAGAATTATCATGGACAGACAATGCTGATACTGAAACAGGAATTAAAATAGAAAGAAGCTCTGATGGAGTTATTTGGCAAGAGATTAACACGGTTGCTTATGATGTAACATCATATATTGATGGAAGTTTAGCTCCAAATACTCTTTATCATTATCAAATAAAGGCCTATAATAATGGTGGGGATTCAACTTATTCAAACATTGCTTTTGAAACAACCCATCCATTGGCCCCACTTGCTCCAAGCGGTTTATCGGCTTTAGCAGTATCTTCGTCTCAAGTAAATTTATCATGGAGTGATAATTCTACAAACGAAACAGGGTTTATAATTGAAAGAGCTGATTTAATTGATGGAACATGGACAAGCTGGGTAGAAATCGTAGCTCTCGGAGTAAATGAAAATTCATACAATAATGATACTGGGCTTGGAATAAATATGACTTATAATTACAAGGTCAAGGCCTATAATAGTGGTGGTAGTTCTGGCTATTCTAATCAGTCAGAAGTGACTACATTGTTGCCTGCTCCTGCATTAAATTTTTGTCAAATAGATGATGAAGAGATTCGCTTGTTATGGCCAGATTATGGTGATAATGGACAAACGGGTTTTATTTTAGAAAGAAAATTCAACAGTGAATCATGGCTAATTCTAACAGACAGTATTCCAGCTAATGAATATTTATATAATGACGAAAATGTTATGGGAAATACTGGCGATATTTATCATTATAGAATAAAAGCATATAATATTAATAATACATCGGAATATTCCAATGAAGTTATGGTTAATTATTATTGTTTCTTCTATCAAGAAGGTTGTTCTTCGTGTAATTAA